One Peromyscus leucopus breed LL Stock chromosome 4, UCI_PerLeu_2.1, whole genome shotgun sequence genomic region harbors:
- the Cel gene encoding bile salt-activated lipase: protein MGRLEVLVLGLTCCLAAAYAAKLGAVYTEGGFVEGDNKKLSLLGGDSVDIFKGIPFATAKTLENPQRHPGWQGTLKANNFKKRCLQATITQDNTYGQEDCLYLNIWVPQGRKQVSQNLPVMIWIYGGAFLMGSGQGANVLKNYLYDGEEIATRGNVIVVTFNYRVGPLGFLSTGDANLPGNFGLRDQHMAIAWVKRNIAAFGGDPDNITIFGESAGGASVSLQTLSPYNKGLIRRAISQSGVALSPWAIQKNPLFWAKKIAEKVGCPTDDTGKMARCLKITDPRALTLAYKLPLKSQEYPIWHYLGFTPVVDGDFIPDDPINLYANAADIDYLAGINNMDGHLFATVDVPAIDKTNQDVTEEDFYRLVSGNTLNKGLKGAQTTYDLYTESWAQDPSQENKKKTVVAFETDILFLIPTEMALAQHRAHAKSGNTYSYLFSYPSRMPVYPKWMGADHADDLQYVFGKPFATPLGYRARDRTLSKAMIAYWTNFARSGDPNMGNSPVPTHWYPYTTENGKYLDITNEITSTSMKEHLRANFLKYWAVTYEVLPTVTDGEDTLPPSENDSEAVPVPPVDDSEATPVPPVDNSQAAPVPPTDDSVEAQVPVAIGF from the exons ATGGGGCGCCTGGAGGTTCTGGTTCTTGGCCTCACCTGCTGCTTGGCAGCAGCTTATGCTGCAAAG CTGGGTGCTGTGTACACAGAAGGAGGTTTCGTGGAGGGCGACAACAAGAAGCTCAGTCTCTTGGGTGGTGACTCGGTTGACATCTTCAAGGGCATCCCCTTTGCCACCGCCAAGACCCTGGAGAATCCCCAGCGTCACCCTGGCTGGCAAG GAACCCTGAAGGCCAACAACTTCAAGAAACGATGCCTACAGGCCACCATCACCCAGGACAACACCTATGGGCAAGAAGACTGCCTCTACCTCAATATCTGGGTCCCCCAGGGCAGGAAACAAG TGTCCCAGAACCTGCCTGTAATGATCTGGATCTATGGAGGTGCCTTCCTTATGGGGTCTGGCCAGGGGGCCAATGTCCTCAAAAACTACCTGTATGACGGGGAAGAGATCGCCACTCGGGGCAATGTCATCGTGGTCACCTTTAACTACCGTGTTGGACCCTTGGGTTTCCTTAGCACCGGGGATGCCAACCTTCCAG GTAACTTTGGCCTTCGAGATCAGCACATGGCTATCGCCTGGGTGAAGAGGAACATTGCAGCCTTTGGGGGGGACCCTGATAACATCACCATCTTTGGGGAGTCTGCCGGAGGtgccagtgtctctctgcag ACCCTCTCCCCATACAACAAGGGCCTCATCCGGCGAGCCATCAGTCAGAGTGGTGTGGCACTGAGCCCCTGGGCCATCCAGAAGAACCCACTTTTCTGGGCCAAAAAG ATTGCTGAGAAAGTGGGATGCCCCACAGACGACACTGGCAAGATGGCTAGGTGTCTGAAGATCACAGACCCCCGGGCCTTGACATTGGCCTACAAGCTGCCCTTGAAAAGCCAGGAGT ACCCCATATGGCACTACCTGGGCTTCACCCCTGTTGTTGATGGAGACTTCATCCCTGATGACCCCATCAATCTGTACGCCAATGCCGCCGACATTGACTACTTAGCTGGCATTAACAACATGGATGGCCACCTTTTTGCTACTGTTGATGTACCAGCCATCGACAAGACCAACCAGGATGTCACAGA GGAGGATTTCTACAGGCTCGTCAGTGGAAACACTCTCAACAAGGGCCTTAAGGGTGCCCAAACCACTTACGACCTCTACACTGAGTCCTGGGCCCAGGACCCGTCCCAGGAGAACAAGAAGAAGACAGTGGTGGCCTTTGAGACTGACATCCTCTTCCTGATACCCACAGAGATGGCTCTGGCCCAGCACAGAGCCCATGCCAA GAGTGGCAATACCTATTCTTACCTGTTTTCCTACCCTTCACGGATGCCTGTCTACCCTAAATGGATGGGGGCTGACCATGCCGATGACCTCCAGTACGTCTTCGGAAAACCCTTCGCCACCCCATTGGGCTACCGGGCCCGAGACAGGACTCTCTCCAAGGCTATGATTGCCTACTGGACCAACTTTGCCAGGAGTGG GGATCCCAACATGGGCAACTCACCCGTGCCCACACACTGGTACCCTTATACCACGGAGAATGGCAAGTACCTGGACATCACTAATGAGATAACTAGCACTTCCATGAAGGAGCACCTAAGGGCCAACTTCCTGAAATACTGGGCTGTGACATACgaggtgctgcccacagtgactGATGGCGAggacaccctccctccctctgaaaATGACTCAGAGGCTGTCCCTGTGCCCCCTGTGGATGACTCAGAAGCTACCCCTGTGCCCCCTGTAGATAATTCCCAGGCTGCTCCTGTTCCACCCACAGATGACTCTGTGGAGGCTCAGGTGCCTGTCGCCATTGGCTTCTAA